The proteins below are encoded in one region of Syntrophotalea carbinolica DSM 2380:
- a CDS encoding glycosyltransferase, with amino-acid sequence MPPLPDLLKPELSVIVPILNEGRTLVDLFATLRRQQGVTFELILCDAGSDDDSAAVFSSLRQGCPFDCRLIVSEPGRGRQFNVGVSESRADYLLFLHADSTFEDPQALASAHACLKSTHQQTGDGAVVGHFPLTFTRHTEERSWLFYHHAWKTYLHRPFCTHGDQGFMMARSFFDVLGPFDETLPFLEDVRMAKNIDARGQWLLLPAVLGTSARRFETEGFYPRQALNAMLLACEGTGYGAWITAVPGIYRQQSACERLRLGPFFKEFSRRLRCLSFRHRIRFWRHIGKFVCRNAWQLAFMLDTARNYRHAVTVGQGRLSVLDYFDRRIEGIIDRPAVYWVCALLSWMWYRCHLLAWRWL; translated from the coding sequence ATGCCCCCTTTGCCCGATTTATTGAAACCTGAGCTGTCGGTCATTGTTCCCATCCTCAATGAGGGTCGCACCCTTGTCGATCTGTTTGCCACTCTGCGCCGGCAGCAGGGGGTGACTTTCGAACTCATCCTTTGTGATGCCGGTTCCGATGATGACAGTGCCGCCGTTTTTTCTTCATTGCGTCAGGGCTGTCCCTTCGATTGCCGCCTAATCGTTTCCGAACCCGGCCGAGGCCGGCAATTCAATGTCGGCGTTTCGGAAAGCCGTGCCGATTATTTGCTGTTTCTCCACGCCGATTCCACTTTTGAAGATCCACAGGCCCTCGCCAGTGCCCATGCCTGCCTTAAGTCCACCCATCAGCAAACTGGTGATGGGGCCGTTGTCGGACATTTTCCTCTTACCTTTACGCGCCATACGGAAGAACGTTCCTGGCTCTTTTATCATCATGCCTGGAAAACCTACCTGCATCGTCCCTTTTGTACGCACGGTGATCAGGGATTCATGATGGCTCGTTCGTTTTTCGATGTGCTGGGCCCATTTGACGAAACATTGCCGTTTCTTGAAGATGTTCGTATGGCGAAAAACATCGATGCCCGCGGACAGTGGTTGCTTTTGCCCGCCGTTCTCGGGACCTCGGCGCGTCGGTTCGAAACGGAAGGCTTTTATCCCCGGCAAGCCCTCAATGCCATGCTGTTGGCCTGTGAAGGCACCGGTTACGGTGCCTGGATTACAGCTGTACCGGGCATATATCGGCAGCAGTCGGCATGTGAACGACTGCGCCTGGGGCCTTTCTTCAAGGAATTCTCTCGGCGGCTGCGGTGTCTTTCTTTTCGCCATAGAATCCGCTTTTGGCGTCATATCGGAAAATTTGTCTGCCGCAATGCCTGGCAGTTGGCATTTATGCTCGATACGGCCCGTAACTATCGTCATGCGGTAACTGTCGGACAGGGGCGGTTGTCGGTGCTCGATTATTTCGATCGACGTATCGAGGGGATTATCGACCGACCTGCGGTTTACTGGGTTTGCGCTTTGTTGTCCTGGATGTGGTATCGATGTCACCTGCTGGCCTGGCGGTGGCTTTGA
- the metK gene encoding methionine adenosyltransferase → MPMTDFLFTSESVSEGHPDKVADQVSDAILDAILDQDRQSRVACETMVTTGMAVIAGEITTNARVEYPKVVREVIRDIGYNDSAMGFDWETCAVLTSIDRQSPDISQGVTEGAGLFKEQGAGDQGLMFGYACDETSVLMPMPITYAHQLTQRMSEVRKSGLLTFLRPDSKSQVSVQYINDKPVRVDTVVVSSQHAPDVAYETLREALIEEVIKKVVPADMLDENTKFYVNPTGRFVVGGPQGDCGLTGRKIIVDTYGGQGSHGGGAFSGKDPSKVDRSASYMARYVAKNVVAAKLARKCEVQIAYAIGVAEPVSIMVNTFGTGVLPSNEIARIVREEFDMRPAAIIETLDLLRPIYRKTAAYGHFGRELPEFTWERTDRVDSLRGRAGL, encoded by the coding sequence ATGCCCATGACCGATTTTCTTTTCACATCCGAATCCGTAAGCGAAGGCCATCCCGATAAAGTCGCAGATCAGGTTTCCGACGCCATCCTTGACGCTATCCTTGATCAGGATCGCCAAAGTCGTGTTGCCTGCGAAACGATGGTAACAACCGGAATGGCCGTTATTGCCGGTGAAATCACCACCAATGCCCGCGTCGAGTATCCCAAGGTGGTCCGCGAAGTTATCCGGGATATCGGGTATAACGATTCCGCCATGGGTTTCGACTGGGAAACCTGTGCGGTGCTGACCTCTATCGACCGGCAGTCGCCGGACATTTCTCAAGGGGTTACCGAAGGTGCGGGGCTCTTTAAAGAACAGGGCGCTGGTGACCAGGGCCTGATGTTCGGTTATGCCTGTGATGAGACCTCGGTGCTTATGCCGATGCCCATTACCTATGCTCACCAATTGACTCAGCGTATGTCCGAAGTACGTAAAAGCGGTCTTTTGACCTTTTTGCGTCCCGACAGCAAGTCGCAGGTTTCGGTGCAGTATATCAATGACAAGCCGGTGCGGGTCGATACCGTTGTCGTTTCTTCCCAGCATGCGCCCGACGTCGCCTATGAAACCTTGCGCGAGGCCCTGATCGAAGAGGTGATCAAAAAAGTCGTTCCGGCCGACATGCTTGATGAAAATACCAAGTTTTACGTCAATCCCACCGGTCGCTTTGTCGTTGGCGGTCCTCAGGGTGACTGCGGTCTTACGGGGCGCAAGATCATTGTCGATACCTATGGTGGCCAGGGATCCCACGGTGGCGGAGCTTTTTCGGGTAAAGATCCCTCCAAGGTCGACCGCAGCGCATCTTACATGGCTCGCTACGTCGCCAAGAACGTCGTTGCCGCTAAGCTGGCCCGTAAGTGCGAGGTCCAGATCGCTTACGCCATCGGTGTCGCCGAGCCGGTATCCATCATGGTCAATACCTTCGGAACCGGGGTGTTGCCTTCCAATGAAATCGCCCGCATCGTACGCGAAGAGTTTGATATGCGGCCGGCCGCAATTATTGAAACCCTCGACCTGCTGCGCCCGATTTATCGCAAAACCGCAGCCTATGGGCACTTTGGTCGTGAACTCCCCGAATTTACCTGGGAACGCACCGACCGTGTCGACTCCCTGCGCGGACGCGCCGGTCTCTGA
- the ptsP gene encoding phosphoenolpyruvate--protein phosphotransferase, producing MLQDVFLVGIGASPGIAIGSAYVVDRRRMSAVERTLEPHELEEEVRLFHAALQHSREQLEDVKKRVADPHIAEHLHIIDTHLLILKDPMLVDETVATIRREKINAEGALMRTLKGFRAVFDVIDDEYLRERRSDVDSVGDRILRNLVGVSQQSLADIERKSVVVAHDLSPADTMQMDKSRIIGFITDLGGRTSHTTILARSLGIPAVVGLESVTSQIRERMPVIIDGCTGTVVLNPSPDTFREYLDKKQFYEYQAEELTYFRGLDAVTLDGHNIILRSNIEIAEEVPIALREGAQGVGLFRTEFLYMKRKCVPSEDEQVEAYREIIESMAPHPVTIRTLDVGGDKLVSDIDLSDEANPAMGLRAIRFSLKEKILFKVQLRAILRASAHGKARILFPMITGVAEIKSCKNLLNEVKRELAEEGHAFDADIEIGIMIETPAAALVTELLAREVDFLSVGTNDLIQYCLAVDRGNEHVAYLYEPLHPAVLRALRMICRAAQQAGVMVGICGEMAADPLYTLVLLGLGFDEWSMNAPFISQVKRIIRQVYRPEAEQLVAELFELGSAPEAARRLAGEMNRRFPSLFGKPIGGPVE from the coding sequence ATGCTGCAGGATGTTTTCCTGGTAGGCATAGGCGCATCGCCGGGTATTGCGATCGGATCGGCCTATGTGGTTGACCGCCGACGCATGTCGGCCGTTGAGCGAACCCTTGAACCCCACGAGCTCGAGGAGGAGGTTCGTTTATTTCACGCGGCTCTGCAACATTCCAGGGAGCAGCTGGAAGACGTTAAAAAGCGTGTCGCCGATCCTCATATCGCCGAACATCTGCATATTATCGATACGCATCTGTTGATTCTGAAAGACCCGATGCTTGTCGATGAGACGGTGGCCACCATCCGGCGGGAAAAAATCAATGCCGAGGGTGCGCTTATGCGAACCCTGAAAGGGTTCCGCGCCGTTTTCGATGTTATTGACGATGAGTATCTGCGTGAACGCCGGTCGGACGTCGATTCGGTTGGCGATCGTATTCTGCGTAACCTGGTAGGTGTTTCCCAGCAATCTTTGGCCGATATCGAGCGGAAGTCCGTGGTGGTGGCCCACGATTTGTCTCCTGCGGATACCATGCAGATGGATAAATCGCGCATTATCGGTTTTATCACCGACCTCGGCGGCCGGACATCCCATACCACGATTCTGGCGCGTTCCCTCGGCATACCGGCAGTGGTCGGTCTCGAGTCTGTTACATCGCAAATACGCGAACGTATGCCGGTTATCATCGATGGTTGCACCGGTACCGTTGTCCTGAATCCCTCACCGGATACATTCAGGGAGTACCTGGACAAAAAACAGTTTTACGAATACCAGGCCGAAGAACTCACCTATTTTCGTGGCCTCGATGCCGTTACTCTCGATGGCCATAACATCATATTGCGCAGTAATATAGAAATTGCCGAAGAGGTGCCCATTGCCTTACGCGAAGGCGCTCAGGGGGTGGGGCTGTTTCGCACCGAATTCCTCTATATGAAGCGTAAATGCGTACCCTCCGAGGACGAACAGGTCGAAGCTTACCGGGAAATTATCGAAAGCATGGCGCCGCACCCGGTGACCATTCGAACACTCGATGTCGGCGGGGATAAGCTGGTGTCGGATATCGATCTCTCCGATGAAGCGAATCCGGCCATGGGGTTGCGCGCCATCCGTTTTTCCCTGAAAGAAAAAATCCTTTTCAAAGTTCAGCTGCGTGCCATTCTGCGTGCTTCCGCCCATGGCAAGGCCCGTATCCTTTTCCCCATGATTACCGGGGTGGCCGAAATTAAAAGTTGCAAAAATCTGCTGAATGAAGTGAAACGGGAATTGGCCGAAGAGGGGCATGCGTTTGATGCAGACATTGAAATCGGCATAATGATCGAGACCCCTGCGGCGGCGCTGGTCACGGAATTGCTTGCCCGGGAAGTCGATTTTCTGTCGGTAGGGACCAACGACCTTATCCAGTACTGTCTGGCGGTCGATCGAGGCAACGAACACGTTGCCTATCTGTATGAGCCTCTGCATCCGGCGGTTTTGCGTGCGTTGCGCATGATCTGCCGGGCCGCCCAGCAGGCCGGTGTCATGGTGGGGATCTGCGGCGAAATGGCTGCGGACCCTCTTTATACGCTGGTGCTACTGGGGCTTGGTTTCGATGAATGGTCCATGAATGCACCCTTTATTTCCCAGGTCAAACGTATCATTCGGCAGGTATACAGACCCGAGGCCGAGCAATTGGTGGCTGAGCTTTTCGAGTTGGGCTCGGCACCGGAGGCCGCCAGAAGACTGGCGGGCGAAATGAACAGGCGCTTTCCTTCCCTTTTCGGTAAGCCAATCGGCGGACCTGTCGAGTAA
- a CDS encoding HPr family phosphocarrier protein produces the protein MEKKRFTIINKLGLHARAAALFVQTASKFTSEVTVSKDGEEVSGKSIMGILMLAAAQGSHIELAISGQDAQHAMEALGELIDNGFGEL, from the coding sequence ATGGAAAAGAAACGGTTCACTATTATCAATAAACTTGGCCTTCATGCCAGGGCGGCGGCTTTATTCGTTCAGACCGCCAGCAAATTTACGTCCGAGGTTACCGTCTCGAAAGATGGGGAAGAGGTTAGTGGCAAGAGTATTATGGGGATTTTGATGCTGGCAGCTGCCCAGGGATCGCATATTGAACTCGCCATTTCCGGGCAGGACGCCCAACATGCCATGGAGGCCCTCGGGGAATTGATCGATAACGGTTTCGGAGAATTGTAA
- a CDS encoding PTS system mannose/fructose/sorbose family transporter subunit IID, translated as MIVSSGFSKKLLWSMALRALFLQSSWNFERMQNLGFLFVTLPGLRRLYHGSDLQRVCRKNLAYFNSNPVLALPIIGGSLRLEEQKSRGMDSSMEVEDFKSALAGPCAAMGDSFFWGTWRPLAACLAVWLTLAGYGWSVFLFLLIYNTPAFFLRFYGFWLGYRRDYRIIDNLQRWRLPDLAYRLRALMVMLLGGLSAWVAHTGLEGLQVSSVWGWLVVPGVLAAGSLVRRGLSSLLMLIAVVTLLWIGLHLCGIARL; from the coding sequence ATGATCGTATCGTCCGGGTTTTCCAAAAAGCTTCTGTGGTCCATGGCTTTACGGGCCTTGTTTTTACAGTCCAGCTGGAATTTCGAGCGCATGCAGAATCTCGGATTTCTGTTCGTGACTTTGCCCGGTTTGAGGCGGCTGTATCATGGCTCCGATTTACAGCGTGTGTGTCGAAAAAATTTAGCCTACTTCAATTCCAACCCTGTGCTTGCCTTGCCTATTATCGGTGGCAGTCTGCGTCTGGAAGAGCAGAAAAGTCGGGGTATGGATTCGAGCATGGAGGTAGAGGATTTCAAGTCGGCATTGGCCGGTCCCTGCGCCGCCATGGGCGACAGTTTTTTTTGGGGTACGTGGCGCCCACTTGCCGCATGCCTGGCGGTCTGGTTAACCCTGGCCGGATACGGATGGAGCGTTTTTTTGTTCCTGTTGATCTACAATACGCCGGCTTTCTTTCTGCGGTTCTACGGCTTTTGGCTGGGGTATCGCCGGGATTATCGTATTATCGACAATTTGCAGCGTTGGCGATTGCCGGATCTTGCCTATCGTTTAAGAGCCTTAATGGTTATGCTGTTGGGGGGATTGTCTGCCTGGGTGGCTCATACCGGACTTGAGGGCCTGCAGGTATCCTCTGTCTGGGGATGGTTGGTCGTGCCCGGCGTGTTGGCCGCGGGCAGCCTTGTCCGGCGCGGTTTATCCTCCCTTCTGATGTTGATCGCTGTGGTTACTTTGTTATGGATCGGATTGCATTTATGCGGCATTGCGAGACTTTGA
- a CDS encoding PTS sugar transporter subunit IIC, with the protein MMSAVPYCMAAVASLVAGLDRTAVLQLMIARPIVAAPLTGWLMGDVATGLQIGAFLELLWLGRIPIGAAIPPDDTQVAVGSTCLAVTQYPGDPVPALAFSILCLLIALPFGRVGGFFDRVARRLNGSLWQRAEQAIEAERYHQLFWLHLQGILHFGFASLCTFGVIVLGGLACLWILTPVLAGELPAMQPWLKIVVPLAGVAACLCTVNFHRAIWVYSGAFLLVYSLLSVFG; encoded by the coding sequence ATGATGTCTGCCGTTCCCTATTGCATGGCCGCAGTGGCATCGCTGGTCGCCGGACTGGATCGCACAGCCGTACTGCAGTTGATGATAGCCAGGCCTATAGTGGCCGCGCCATTGACCGGATGGCTGATGGGGGATGTCGCGACCGGCTTGCAGATCGGGGCGTTTCTTGAATTGCTGTGGTTGGGGCGCATTCCCATCGGCGCAGCCATTCCCCCGGATGATACCCAGGTTGCTGTCGGCAGTACCTGCCTGGCCGTGACCCAATATCCTGGCGACCCCGTGCCTGCGCTGGCATTTTCCATCCTGTGTCTGCTCATTGCCCTGCCTTTTGGCAGAGTGGGAGGATTTTTCGATCGCGTCGCCCGGCGTTTAAACGGATCTTTGTGGCAGCGCGCCGAGCAGGCGATCGAAGCCGAGCGCTACCACCAACTGTTCTGGCTGCACCTGCAAGGTATTCTACATTTCGGTTTTGCATCGTTGTGTACGTTCGGTGTCATTGTGCTTGGGGGTTTGGCGTGCTTATGGATTTTAACCCCCGTGCTGGCAGGGGAACTGCCGGCGATGCAACCCTGGTTGAAGATAGTCGTACCGCTGGCGGGCGTCGCTGCGTGTCTGTGTACCGTGAATTTTCATCGCGCCATATGGGTGTATAGCGGCGCCTTTCTGCTGGTATATTCTTTGCTGTCGGTTTTTGGATAA
- a CDS encoding PTS sugar transporter subunit IIB yields MSVVLARVDNRLIHGQVLEAWIPSTKANCLVVANNKIADEGLHKRLMAAAVPRGIQVVIESVEDSARFVSSPDNDALRVLVLFASPDDALHAYRSGLHFPQLNLGNLHRPQGLHQLGCTVTLDRDDVENLEKLESEGVEIVLQCIPSDRQLGWRAVLKDK; encoded by the coding sequence ATGAGCGTTGTTTTAGCACGAGTAGATAACCGATTGATTCACGGACAGGTTCTTGAAGCGTGGATTCCCTCGACCAAGGCGAACTGTCTTGTTGTGGCGAACAACAAGATTGCCGATGAAGGCCTGCATAAGCGTCTCATGGCTGCCGCTGTGCCGCGCGGGATTCAGGTGGTTATCGAATCTGTAGAGGATTCCGCCCGGTTTGTTTCTTCTCCCGATAACGATGCGCTTCGGGTTCTGGTTCTGTTTGCCAGCCCTGACGATGCATTGCATGCTTATCGTTCAGGATTGCACTTCCCGCAACTTAACCTCGGCAACCTTCATCGGCCCCAGGGCCTTCATCAGCTGGGATGTACCGTTACGTTGGATCGCGACGATGTGGAAAACCTTGAAAAGCTCGAGTCCGAAGGGGTTGAGATCGTTCTGCAATGTATTCCTTCGGATCGACAGCTTGGATGGCGTGCCGTGTTGAAGGATAAGTGA
- a CDS encoding PTS sugar transporter subunit IIA, which translates to MVGLVVATHCSLAGELVKTAEMILGPLPMVASVEIRHGQGADEIRQGFSHAIDKVGIDGDGVLILTDMFGGTPSNIGFSFLEQGLVDVLSGVNLPMLLRASQERSGRTMSDLAVLLRDYGQQSILLASDILSK; encoded by the coding sequence GTGGTCGGTTTAGTCGTTGCTACACATTGCAGTTTGGCCGGAGAGCTTGTTAAAACCGCCGAGATGATACTTGGCCCGTTGCCTATGGTCGCGTCTGTCGAGATCCGTCATGGCCAGGGGGCTGACGAGATCCGGCAGGGGTTCAGTCACGCCATAGACAAGGTGGGAATAGACGGGGATGGGGTTTTGATCCTGACCGATATGTTTGGCGGTACACCGTCGAACATCGGATTCTCTTTTCTCGAGCAGGGGCTTGTCGATGTTCTGAGCGGAGTTAATTTACCGATGCTTCTCAGGGCTTCTCAGGAACGTTCCGGGCGCACCATGTCGGATCTTGCGGTACTTTTGAGAGATTACGGACAGCAAAGTATTCTGCTGGCCAGCGATATCCTATCCAAATAG
- the rapZ gene encoding RNase adapter RapZ: MKRARLIIITGLSGSGKTTAARALEDEGFFVVDNLPLVLLPEFLKLHAGSAVAGSNVAVVVDVRNKPYLEGYKQTLAEVRSAGHVVDIFFFDAVDDVLLRRYSETRRRHPLSQKEGVAESIRQERALLGGIMDLSTEIIDSSWLTPHQLRARVVHMVCGDDKGNPLAVLVQSFGYRYGIPQGSDLVMDVRFLPNPHFVPDLRPQTGLSQGVRDFVLGQPACREFLDRFNHLLDYLLPSYRKEGKSYLTISIGCTGGRHRSVAIAEHLRYAIQGEDMVVDGLHRDVAKE, translated from the coding sequence ATGAAACGTGCACGTCTGATTATCATCACCGGGTTGTCCGGATCCGGTAAAACCACAGCGGCCAGGGCTCTTGAAGACGAGGGTTTTTTTGTTGTCGATAACCTGCCGCTGGTTCTGCTGCCTGAATTCCTGAAGTTGCATGCCGGCAGCGCCGTCGCCGGCTCCAATGTGGCCGTCGTCGTCGACGTTCGCAATAAGCCGTATCTGGAGGGATATAAACAGACCCTCGCCGAGGTACGTTCGGCGGGCCACGTTGTCGATATTTTCTTCTTCGACGCCGTTGACGATGTCCTTCTGCGGCGCTATTCGGAAACGCGGCGTCGCCACCCACTTTCGCAAAAAGAGGGCGTCGCCGAATCGATCCGCCAGGAACGCGCCCTGCTTGGCGGCATTATGGATCTCTCCACCGAAATTATCGATTCGTCCTGGCTCACCCCTCATCAATTACGGGCCAGGGTGGTTCATATGGTATGCGGCGATGACAAGGGAAACCCTCTTGCCGTACTGGTGCAGTCTTTCGGGTACCGTTACGGGATTCCGCAAGGATCCGACCTTGTCATGGATGTGCGTTTCCTGCCCAATCCGCATTTCGTGCCGGATTTGCGTCCGCAGACAGGGCTTTCCCAAGGTGTCCGCGATTTTGTTTTGGGACAGCCTGCATGTCGGGAATTTTTGGATCGTTTCAATCATCTGCTCGATTATCTTTTGCCCTCTTACCGCAAAGAGGGCAAAAGCTATTTAACCATTTCCATCGGCTGTACGGGTGGTCGCCATCGTAGCGTCGCTATTGCCGAACATCTGCGGTATGCGATTCAGGGTGAAGATATGGTGGTGGACGGATTGCACCGCGATGTTGCCAAGGAGTAG
- a CDS encoding PTS sugar transporter subunit IIA, whose protein sequence is MKIVDLLNPAAIIADLEAVEKDAVLEELAGAANKIEKGLEHDEVLRVLQERERLGSTGIGEGVAIPHGKLRTIDQLLLSFGRSRKGVDFDSLDGKPAQLFFLLLAPEESVGVHLKTLARISKLLKSPAVRQRLLGADSGDELYRIIGEEEERL, encoded by the coding sequence ATGAAAATCGTCGACCTGCTTAACCCCGCCGCCATTATTGCAGACCTGGAAGCGGTGGAAAAAGATGCCGTGCTAGAAGAACTGGCAGGAGCTGCAAACAAGATCGAGAAAGGTCTTGAGCACGATGAGGTCTTACGTGTACTGCAGGAGCGTGAGCGTCTGGGCAGTACCGGGATCGGTGAAGGGGTAGCGATACCTCACGGTAAGCTCCGCACCATCGATCAACTTTTGCTTTCTTTCGGTCGCAGCCGCAAGGGAGTCGATTTCGACTCCCTTGACGGCAAACCGGCGCAGCTTTTCTTTTTGTTGCTTGCCCCGGAAGAATCGGTGGGAGTGCATCTCAAAACTCTTGCCCGTATCTCCAAGCTGTTAAAAAGCCCGGCCGTGCGTCAACGTTTGCTGGGTGCCGATTCCGGTGACGAGCTTTATCGCATCATTGGCGAAGAAGAAGAGCGGCTTTGA
- the hpf gene encoding ribosome hibernation-promoting factor, HPF/YfiA family, protein MQIAVTFRHMEVSEALRAYVEEKISRVKKYIEEPIDAQAVLSVEKKIRHCAEVTLVAKGITIKGSDETNDMYAAIDGMVDKIERQLKRYKEKIKRHKPVSERVRQVEKTVFAADSIDEGSPEPVVIRSQSFSVKPLSVEEAVMQMDLLNKTFLVFSDASTNEISVVYRRKDGNYGLIVPETK, encoded by the coding sequence ATGCAGATTGCCGTGACGTTTCGACACATGGAAGTTAGTGAAGCACTGAGAGCGTATGTTGAGGAAAAAATTTCACGGGTCAAAAAGTACATTGAAGAACCGATTGATGCTCAAGCCGTTCTGTCGGTGGAAAAGAAAATTCGGCATTGCGCCGAGGTGACTTTGGTGGCTAAAGGTATCACCATCAAAGGTTCCGACGAGACTAACGACATGTATGCCGCGATCGACGGCATGGTTGACAAAATCGAACGCCAGCTTAAACGGTATAAGGAAAAGATCAAAAGACACAAGCCCGTATCGGAGCGTGTACGCCAGGTAGAAAAAACCGTATTTGCGGCTGACAGTATCGATGAGGGCTCGCCCGAACCGGTTGTCATCCGCAGCCAGAGCTTTTCCGTTAAGCCCCTGTCCGTTGAAGAGGCGGTTATGCAGATGGATCTGCTGAATAAAACCTTTCTGGTTTTTTCGGATGCTTCTACCAACGAAATCAGTGTTGTTTACCGCCGTAAAGACGGTAATTACGGGCTGATTGTGCCGGAAACAAAGTAA
- the rpoN gene encoding RNA polymerase factor sigma-54 — protein MALEIRQQLKLSQQLVMTPQLQQAIKLLQLSRLELEAVVRQELEENPVLEEGLDPAEDKELAAEVAEIAETPEPETKTEEVKELQGDMEEFNQADWQNYLDGYNASGATADTYEADEERPSFESLLTKKTSLADHLLWQLHLSRIPDDQRAAAGEIIGNIDEDGYFKSTIEEIATAVGVSPDAAENALAVVQDFDPPGVATHNLRDCLLKQAEVLGMGESLVGTILRDHIAELENRKYQVIARTLGVPLDDVLGAARVISGLDPRPGRAYSQDEIQYITPDIFVHKVGDEYVVVLNDEGLPNLRINSFYRNAMSGEKKVDEAAGEYIQDKLRGALWLIKSIHQRQRTIFRVTKSIVKFQRDFFEKGIEHLKPLVLRDVAEDIEMHESTVSRVTTNKYVQTPRGLFELKYFFNSGINTTVGESIASESVKSKIKDIIADENPKKPYSDQKIVDILRQEGIDIARRTVTKYREMLNIRSSTERKRLF, from the coding sequence ATGGCATTAGAAATTCGGCAACAGCTCAAATTAAGTCAACAGCTTGTCATGACGCCGCAGTTGCAGCAGGCCATCAAGTTGTTGCAGCTTTCGCGTTTGGAGTTGGAGGCGGTGGTCCGCCAGGAACTGGAAGAAAATCCTGTCTTGGAAGAAGGACTCGATCCCGCCGAAGACAAGGAGTTGGCCGCTGAAGTTGCCGAAATTGCCGAAACGCCTGAGCCTGAAACCAAGACCGAAGAGGTCAAGGAACTGCAGGGCGATATGGAGGAGTTTAACCAGGCCGATTGGCAGAACTACCTCGATGGCTACAATGCCAGTGGGGCAACCGCCGATACGTATGAAGCCGATGAGGAACGTCCCAGCTTTGAAAGCCTGCTGACCAAGAAAACCTCTCTTGCCGATCACCTCCTGTGGCAACTTCACTTGTCCCGTATCCCTGATGATCAGCGTGCCGCTGCCGGTGAGATCATCGGCAATATCGATGAGGACGGTTATTTTAAGTCGACCATCGAGGAAATTGCAACCGCCGTAGGCGTCAGTCCGGATGCCGCCGAAAACGCCCTGGCTGTGGTGCAGGATTTCGATCCTCCCGGGGTTGCCACGCATAATCTACGCGATTGCCTGCTTAAACAGGCCGAGGTGCTGGGTATGGGAGAATCCCTGGTCGGTACCATCTTGAGAGATCACATCGCGGAGCTGGAAAATCGTAAATACCAGGTCATAGCCAGAACTCTTGGCGTGCCGCTGGATGACGTCCTTGGTGCCGCCCGGGTTATCTCCGGACTCGACCCGCGGCCCGGCAGGGCTTACAGCCAGGACGAAATTCAATATATAACCCCGGATATTTTCGTACACAAGGTCGGCGACGAATACGTTGTGGTACTTAACGACGAGGGGTTGCCCAATTTGCGCATCAATTCCTTTTATCGCAATGCCATGTCCGGGGAAAAGAAGGTCGACGAGGCCGCCGGCGAATACATCCAGGACAAATTACGCGGTGCGCTGTGGCTGATTAAAAGCATCCATCAGCGGCAACGCACTATTTTTCGTGTCACCAAGAGTATTGTGAAGTTCCAGCGCGATTTTTTTGAAAAGGGTATTGAACATCTCAAGCCTTTGGTCCTACGCGATGTTGCCGAAGATATCGAAATGCACGAGTCGACGGTGAGTCGCGTGACAACCAACAAATACGTGCAGACTCCGCGTGGATTGTTTGAGTTGAAGTATTTTTTCAACAGCGGTATAAATACGACAGTAGGGGAATCGATAGCGTCCGAAAGCGTGAAAAGCAAGATCAAGGATATTATCGCAGACGAAAATCCCAAAAAGCCCTATTCGGATCAGAAGATTGTCGATATTCTTCGTCAGGAGGGGATCGACATCGCCCGTCGTACCGTGACGAAGTATCGGGAAATGTTGAATATTCGATCATCTACCGAGCGTAAGCGATTGTTTTGA